The following proteins are encoded in a genomic region of Triticum dicoccoides isolate Atlit2015 ecotype Zavitan chromosome 1B, WEW_v2.0, whole genome shotgun sequence:
- the LOC119332408 gene encoding xyloglucan galactosyltransferase KATAMARI1 homolog: protein MMKRHSSAALPPSTGGEMHEETMGKADKSYKRPSRCSRLCSFLIIAAAFSMLTCHCYDYVHGGVARVEHARASSRRLGGSPFSDPAVPPRRDTADRKVSADNEARELAAADARRRRELCSGQYIYVQELPSRFNTDMVWDCEDISPSKDKCKYTANGGFGPRLQESGWYDSDELALDVIFHDRIKRYECLTNDSSLASAVFVPFYAGLDVARHLWGYNVSTRDAMALEMVDLVTARPEWRAMGGRDHFFVAGRTTWDFRRQGDVDAEWGNKLFRLPAVRNMTAIVVEASPWDRNDAAIPYPTAFHPATDEAIFFWQDRVRGLERQWLFSFAGAHAEDSKSIASNLVEQCRASAACSMMECTKGPGNQCDSPASIMKLFQSSTFCLQPRGDRYTRRLAFDAVLAGCIPVFFHPGTAYVQYTWHLPKNHTDYSVYISEEDVRGNVSVEERLRRIPTDAVERMRGAVVGLIPAVTYSDTSTKLESTVNDAFDMAVWGVIRKVAKTRKRILEGRAEDEKPEMYSWKYPLLGEGQKAEDPHEWDPLFAFN from the coding sequence ATGATGAAGCGACACAGCTCTGCTGCCCTCCCGCCGTCGACGGGCGGCGAGATGCATGAGGAGACGATGGGCAAGGCGGACAAGTCATACAAGCGGCCTAGCCGCTGCTCCCGCCTCTGCTCCTTCCTCATCATCGCCGCCGCCTTCTCGATGCTGACATGCCACTGTTACGACTACGTCCACGGCGGCGTCGCGCGCGTCGAGCACGCCCGTGCGTCCTCGCGACGCCTCGGCGGGTCGCCCTTCTCCGACCCTGCCGTCCCGCCTCGGCGTGACACCGCCGACCGGAAGGTTTCGGCCGACAACGAAGCGCGCGAGCTCGCTGCTGCGGATGCGAGGCGGAGGCGAGAGCTGTGTAGCGGCCAGTACATCTACGTCCAGGAACTGCCTTCCCGCTTCAACACGGACATGGTCTGGGACTGCGAGGACATCTCCCCGTCCAAGGACAAGTGCAAGTACACGGCCAACGGCGGCTTCGGCCCGCGGCTCCAGGAGAGCGGGTGGTACGACTCCGACGAGCTCGCCCTGGACGTCATCTTCCACGACCGGATCAAGCGGTACGAGTGCCTCACCAACGACTCCTCCCTCGCGTCCGCCGTCTTCGTCCCGTTCTACGCCGGCCTCGACGTGGCGCGGCACCTCTGGGGGTATAACGTCTCCACGCGGGACGCGATGGCGCTGGAGATGGTGGATCTGGTCACGGCGCGCCCCGAGTGGCGCGCCATGGGCGGTCGAGACCATTTCTTCGTCGCCGGCCGCACCACGTGGGACTTCCGGCGGCAGGGCGACGTGGACGCTGAGTGGGGAAACAAGCTTTTCCGCCTGCCAGCCGTCCGGAACATGACCGCGATCGTCGTGGAGGCGAGCCCGTGGGACCGGAACGACGCCGCCATCCCGTACCCCACCGCCTTCCACCCGGCGACCGACGAGGCCATCTTCTTCTGGCAGGACCGGGTGCGCGGGCTGGAGCGCCAGTGGCTCTTCTCCTTCGCCGGCGCCCACGCCGAGGACAGCAAGTCCATCGCAAGCAACCTCGTCGAGCAGTGCAGGGCGTCCGCCGCCTGCTCGATGATGGAGTGCACGAAGGGGCCGGGCAACCAGTGCGATTCCCCGGCCAGCATCATGAAACTCTTCCAGAGCTCGACGTTCTGCCTCCAGCCGCGGGGCGACAGGTACACGCGCAGGCTGGCCTTCGACGCCGTGCTCGCCGGTTGCATCCCGGTCTTCTTCCACCCCGGCACGGCGTACGTGCAGTACACCTGGCACCTGCCCAAGAACCACACCGATTACTCGGTGTACATCTCGGAGGAGGACGTGCGCGGGAACGTGAGCGTGGAGGAGAGGCTGCGGCGGATACCGACGGACGCCGTCGAGAGGATGAGGGGCGCGGTCGTGGGCCTCATCCCGGCGGTGACCTATAGTGACACGTCAACGAAGCTTGAGTCGACGGTGAATGACGCATTCGACATGGCGGTGTGGGGCGTCATTCGGAAGGTGGCGAAGACGAGGAAACGCATCCTGGAGGGCCGTGCGGAGGATGAGAAGCCAGAGATGTATAGTTGGAAGTACCCATTGTTGGGAGAAGGGCAGAAGGCTGAGGATCCCCATGAATGGGATCCCTTGTTTGCCTTCAATTAG